Part of the Tenacibaculum sp. SZ-18 genome, ATCTTCTTTTAAAACAGTAGAAGACGTCATTGCCAATCTAGATAAAATTATCGTTGTAGATGTAAAAAATGAAAAATTTGGAGGTGCCGATTTACCTTTTCATTTTAAAATCGCCGACGCAAAAGGGAATAGTAAAATAATTGAAATTGTTAATAATGGAGAGGTAAAAATATACGATCCATATTTAGGTGTAATCACAAATTCTCCGACGTACGATTGGCACATAACCAATCAAAGAAATTATTTAAGACTTTCAAATATTCCAAATACACCAATAGAGTTTGAACCTTATAATTTAAAGCCTTTAGGTGGAGGTTCTGGACTTATTGGTCTTCCTGGAGACTTTACACCTCCTTCTCGATTTGTAAGAGCTGCTGCGTTCACAGCGACTTGCCGTCCTTTAAAAAATAGTATTGACGCTGTTTTTGAATCGTTTAGAATTCTTGATAATTTTAACATCCCACTTGGAGCGCAAATACCGAAAGACCACATTCCGAAAGGAATTAGTAGTGCTACACAAATTACGACATCCTCAGATTTAAAAAACAAAGTTTTTTATTTTCATACGATGTGGAATAGACAGATAAGAAAGATTGATTTAAAATCCATCGATTTCAATACCGTTAAAGAACAAATATTAGACGATGATGCGTTTAAAACTAATAATATAAAAGATATCACTCCAAATTAAAAGTATAATCAACTCATCAATAATGAGTGATTGTAAATTTTTATATTGATAATTTAATTGTCTTTGGAAATATACAATCTTATTTTACAATCATTACAAATTCGTTCTATTTACTAAAGTTCATTTGACAATAAATAGAACTAAAATTAATTACACTATCCATAAAAACGAAGTTATCCAAATGACACATCACATGTCCTCTCCTGTACAATTTTCTTGTGGGTTAAAAATGAAAAATAGATTCATGCTAGCTCCGCTTACCAATACACAA contains:
- a CDS encoding linear amide C-N hydrolase, translating into MKKKLFQTISIVLAFSLINSPLFACTGITLKSQDGGIIVARTVEWALSDAQHNKILVVPRNKNFTGQTPEGFNGKKWKGKYGFVTLTAYGQNYGPDGLNEEGLYVGVYYLPDFAEYSDYDPTKAEKSMSVGDLMQWMLSSFKTVEDVIANLDKIIVVDVKNEKFGGADLPFHFKIADAKGNSKIIEIVNNGEVKIYDPYLGVITNSPTYDWHITNQRNYLRLSNIPNTPIEFEPYNLKPLGGGSGLIGLPGDFTPPSRFVRAAAFTATCRPLKNSIDAVFESFRILDNFNIPLGAQIPKDHIPKGISSATQITTSSDLKNKVFYFHTMWNRQIRKIDLKSIDFNTVKEQILDDDAFKTNNIKDITPN